A stretch of DNA from Elusimicrobiota bacterium:
CCGTTTTTTGTAGATTCAAAATCTTCGCCGAAAGCGTCAATGTCTTTTTGGGTAAGTTTCACATTTGACTCAAGCGAAATGTTTGCTTGTCCTTTTTCATTATCAAAAAATCGCCAGCCTGCTTGTTCGAGGAGTTTGTTTATTTTTATTCGTGCCTTTGCTTCTTTATAATTTGCCATAGTTTTATTTCATTAAATCATCAAGCGAAACGCCGAGAGCGTCCGCAATTTTTTTGACTGTATCAATGGTGGGGTTGGGGGGGATTCCGCTTTTCCTTTGCTCAAACGGAACGGG
This window harbors:
- a CDS encoding helix-turn-helix domain-containing protein, encoding MPPNPTIDTVKKIADALGVSLDDLMK